Proteins found in one Seonamhaeicola sp. S2-3 genomic segment:
- a CDS encoding YitT family protein, translating to MNPFLSKILVDLARKRLENKSSNKSVSKKEIVPLVRRLQVELSHSISEYAYIIIGVFSAGFGLKGFLLPNKFIDGGATGISLLLENITSLKLGVLLVLVNIPFIVLASKTISIKFALRSIVAISFLAFVVHFVDYPTITEDKLLIAVFGGFFLGLGIGMSMRGRSVIDGTEVLAIFLSRKLSVTVGDVLLLINIIIFSFGAYILSIETALYAILTYLSAAKTVDFVVDGVEEYVGLTIISNKHEDIRLMLTQKLGRACTIYVGKGGFNEGEPNTEKNIIYSVVTRLEIPRIKTEIEKIDRKAFLIMGLVKDIKGGMIKRKPFKE from the coding sequence ATGAATCCTTTCTTGTCTAAAATACTAGTAGATCTAGCTCGAAAGAGGCTAGAAAACAAAAGCAGTAATAAGTCTGTTAGCAAGAAAGAAATTGTACCTTTAGTTAGACGTTTACAAGTAGAACTTTCTCATTCTATAAGTGAATATGCTTATATAATTATTGGAGTTTTTTCGGCAGGTTTTGGCTTAAAAGGTTTTTTGTTACCAAACAAATTTATAGATGGTGGAGCAACTGGTATTTCGTTATTATTAGAAAATATAACCTCTTTAAAACTAGGTGTTTTACTAGTTTTAGTTAATATTCCTTTTATTGTTTTAGCATCAAAAACCATTAGTATAAAATTTGCATTACGCAGTATAGTTGCCATATCTTTTTTAGCATTTGTAGTCCATTTTGTAGATTACCCAACTATTACCGAAGACAAACTACTTATTGCCGTTTTTGGTGGCTTCTTTTTAGGTTTAGGTATTGGCATGTCTATGCGTGGTAGAAGTGTTATTGATGGTACTGAAGTTCTTGCAATTTTCCTAAGCCGTAAACTATCGGTTACTGTTGGCGATGTTTTGTTGTTAATTAACATTATCATCTTTTCTTTTGGCGCTTATATCCTATCTATTGAAACAGCTCTTTATGCTATTCTAACTTATTTATCGGCGGCAAAAACTGTAGATTTTGTAGTTGATGGTGTAGAAGAATATGTTGGCCTAACCATAATATCCAACAAACATGAAGACATCAGGTTAATGTTAACTCAAAAATTAGGACGCGCTTGCACTATTTATGTCGGAAAAGGTGGATTTAACGAAGGTGAACCTAATACCGAAAAAAATATTATATATTCTGTAGTTACACGTTTAGAAATACCTAGAATAAAAACTGAAATTGAAAAAATAGACCGTAAAGCCTTTTTAATTATGGGACTTGTAAAAGATATTAAAGGCGGCATGATAAAACGGAAACCTTTTAAGGAATAA
- a CDS encoding 7-carboxy-7-deazaguanine synthase QueE, whose translation MNEAIQKQVNKGEMLPLMEEFYTIQGEGFHKGTAAYFVRIGGCDVGCHWCDVKESWNANLHPPTETDKIVENAKKYSDTIVVTGGEPLTWDMTLLTTKLKAEGLQTHIETSGAYKLTGVWDWICLSPKKMKLPTNEIYAKADELKMIVYNKDDLRFAEEQAAKVNKDCILYLQPEWSKRDKVIPLIVDYVMQHPKWKVSLQTHKYLNIP comes from the coding sequence ATGAATGAGGCAATACAAAAACAGGTTAATAAAGGTGAAATGTTACCTCTAATGGAGGAGTTTTACACCATTCAAGGGGAAGGGTTTCACAAAGGAACGGCAGCTTATTTTGTACGCATAGGAGGATGTGATGTAGGGTGTCATTGGTGTGATGTAAAGGAGAGTTGGAATGCTAATTTACATCCGCCAACAGAGACTGATAAAATAGTTGAAAATGCTAAAAAATACAGCGATACCATAGTGGTTACTGGAGGCGAACCGTTAACATGGGATATGACTTTATTAACAACTAAATTAAAAGCCGAAGGTTTGCAAACCCATATTGAAACATCGGGTGCATATAAATTAACAGGTGTATGGGATTGGATTTGTTTATCTCCTAAAAAGATGAAATTGCCTACTAATGAGATTTATGCCAAAGCAGATGAGTTAAAAATGATAGTTTATAATAAAGACGATTTACGTTTTGCCGAAGAACAAGCCGCAAAAGTAAATAAAGATTGTATTTTGTATTTACAACCAGAATGGAGTAAGCGTGATAAAGTAATACCTTTAATAGTAGATTATGTGATGCAGCATCCTAAATGGAAAGTATCTTTACAAACTCATAAATATTTAAATATTCCGTAA
- a CDS encoding pseudouridine synthase, with the protein MNKPLKRINKYLSEVGYCSRREADKLIEAGRVTVNGEIPEKGTKLSAEDKVYVDGNLIENTKQEFVYLAFNKPVGIVCTTDTRVEKDNIIDFINYHKRIFPIGRLDKPSEGLILLTDDGDIVNKILRASNNHEKEYIVTVDKLISQTFVERMSKGIYLEELKQTTKPCVVKKLNSKTFKIILTQGLNRQIRRMCSHLNYEVKTLKRVRIMNIKLDVPVGKYRELTKDEFAELSKLISNSTKEFNPKTVKRKR; encoded by the coding sequence ATGAACAAACCATTAAAACGTATTAATAAATATTTAAGCGAAGTTGGTTATTGCTCTAGAAGAGAAGCCGATAAACTTATAGAAGCTGGTAGAGTAACCGTAAACGGAGAAATACCAGAAAAAGGCACAAAACTATCGGCTGAAGATAAGGTGTATGTTGATGGTAATCTTATTGAAAACACAAAACAAGAATTTGTTTACTTAGCTTTTAACAAACCTGTTGGTATAGTGTGCACCACAGACACTCGTGTTGAAAAAGATAATATTATAGATTTTATAAACTACCATAAACGCATTTTCCCTATTGGGAGATTAGATAAACCTAGCGAAGGTTTAATACTTTTAACCGATGATGGCGATATTGTAAACAAAATTCTTAGAGCTAGCAACAACCACGAAAAAGAATACATAGTTACAGTTGACAAGCTAATTTCGCAAACTTTTGTAGAACGCATGTCTAAAGGCATTTATTTAGAAGAATTAAAACAAACCACAAAACCATGCGTAGTAAAAAAGTTAAACTCTAAAACATTTAAAATTATACTTACTCAAGGTTTAAACAGACAGATACGAAGAATGTGTTCGCACCTAAATTATGAAGTTAAAACACTAAAAAGGGTGAGAATTATGAATATTAAACTTGATGTACCTGTTGGAAAATATAGAGAACTTACTAAAGACGAGTTTGCTGAATTAAGTAAACTTATAAGTAATTCTACAAAAGAATTTAATCCTAAAACAGTAAAAAGAAAACGCTAA
- a CDS encoding helicase HerA-like domain-containing protein, with protein sequence MNSKETFYNFITEGYKTKGDYIPIGAAMLDGETITGAHVKIPLKTMNRHGLIAGATGTGKTKSLQVLAENLSDKGIPVLLMDIKGDLSGLAQPSPGHPKIDERHEKIGLPFESKAFPVEVMTLSEQDGVRLRATISEFGPVLLSRILDLTQTQSGIVSVIFQYCDDNKLPLLDLKDFKKILQYATQEGKKEFTESYGRISTASTGAILRKIIELEQQGADLFFGETSFEVDDLLRVDDDGRGYINIIRLTDIQDRPKLFSTFMLSLLAEIYSTFPEQGDSDRPELIMFIDEAHLIFDEASKALLNQIESIVKLIRSKGVGLYFVTQNPTDVPEEVLSQLGLKVQHALRAFTAKDRKAIKLTAENYPDSDYYDTTEVLTSLGIGEALVSALDEKGRPTPLAATMMRAPMSRMDVLTDTELSTLLSQSKLTKKYNKEVDRESAYEMLNEKIKKAEAEEAKEQARKEKEALKKAETKRKTRRTSTRQKSTRMNPVVKVLTSATFIRSVFGILTKVMKK encoded by the coding sequence ATGAATTCAAAGGAAACTTTTTATAATTTCATTACAGAAGGCTACAAAACCAAAGGAGATTACATTCCTATTGGAGCTGCCATGTTAGATGGTGAAACTATTACAGGAGCACACGTAAAAATTCCATTAAAAACCATGAACAGACATGGTTTAATTGCTGGAGCTACAGGAACAGGAAAAACTAAATCTTTGCAAGTTTTAGCCGAAAATTTAAGCGACAAAGGAATTCCTGTATTATTAATGGATATTAAAGGTGATTTAAGCGGATTAGCACAACCTAGTCCAGGACATCCAAAAATTGATGAACGCCACGAAAAAATAGGTTTACCTTTTGAGTCCAAAGCGTTTCCTGTTGAAGTCATGACTCTATCAGAACAAGATGGTGTTAGATTAAGAGCTACCATAAGCGAATTTGGACCTGTTTTATTATCTAGAATTTTAGATTTAACACAAACCCAAAGCGGTATTGTTTCGGTTATTTTTCAATATTGTGATGATAACAAACTACCTTTACTAGATTTAAAAGACTTTAAAAAAATTCTGCAATACGCTACCCAAGAGGGCAAAAAAGAATTTACAGAATCTTATGGTAGAATTTCAACCGCTTCAACCGGTGCTATCTTAAGAAAAATTATAGAACTTGAACAACAAGGTGCCGATTTGTTTTTTGGCGAAACGTCTTTTGAAGTTGATGATTTATTACGTGTTGATGATGACGGGCGTGGCTATATAAACATCATTAGGCTAACCGATATTCAAGATAGGCCTAAACTTTTTTCAACCTTCATGTTAAGTTTATTGGCCGAAATTTACTCTACTTTCCCAGAGCAGGGTGATAGTGACAGACCAGAACTTATCATGTTTATTGATGAAGCTCACCTAATTTTTGATGAAGCTTCAAAAGCCTTATTAAATCAAATTGAAAGCATTGTAAAACTAATAAGAAGTAAAGGTGTTGGCTTATATTTTGTTACCCAAAACCCAACCGATGTTCCTGAAGAAGTCTTAAGTCAGTTAGGATTAAAAGTTCAGCATGCTTTAAGAGCATTTACAGCTAAAGATCGTAAAGCCATTAAGCTAACTGCCGAAAACTACCCAGATTCTGATTATTATGATACCACCGAAGTACTAACATCATTGGGTATAGGTGAAGCATTAGTTTCGGCATTAGATGAAAAAGGACGTCCTACTCCATTGGCAGCAACCATGATGCGAGCTCCCATGAGTAGAATGGATGTTTTAACTGACACAGAACTAAGCACATTACTATCTCAATCTAAACTCACCAAAAAGTACAATAAAGAAGTTGATAGAGAAAGTGCTTATGAAATGCTTAATGAAAAAATTAAAAAAGCAGAAGCCGAAGAAGCCAAAGAACAAGCAAGAAAAGAAAAAGAGGCTTTAAAAAAAGCCGAAACTAAACGAAAAACCAGACGCACAAGTACCCGCCAAAAAAGTACCAGAATGAACCCTGTGGTTAAAGTGCTTACAAGTGCTACATTTATTAGAAGTGTATTTGGCATATTAACAAAAGTTATGAAAAAATAG
- a CDS encoding alpha/beta hydrolase: MKKIIIKLIGSYINLLSYFSGYYAANKALHIFSKPRKGELKPWHKEFLKSAKQEFLKYEGLNIATYHWQGNKATILLVHGWESNSARWKNKVKDFIAEDFNVIALDAPAHGASGSELFNALLYSEFINVVAKKYNPEVIIGHSVGGMASVFFQQKYQLKSLKKLVLLGAPSEFENILKNYIKLLGYNKKVEKNLNKVILKKFGAEPSDFSTSKFSRDIDAEALIIHDVKDMIIPFSDAKRINKNFKNSTLISTKGFGHSLKDTSVTKNILEFLDK; encoded by the coding sequence ATGAAAAAAATTATAATAAAACTTATTGGTTCTTACATTAATTTACTAAGTTATTTCTCAGGGTATTATGCTGCTAATAAAGCCTTACATATCTTTTCTAAACCTAGAAAAGGCGAATTAAAACCTTGGCATAAAGAATTTTTAAAATCTGCAAAACAAGAATTTTTAAAATACGAAGGTTTAAATATTGCTACCTACCATTGGCAAGGAAACAAAGCTACAATCTTACTAGTTCATGGTTGGGAAAGCAATTCGGCCCGATGGAAAAATAAAGTTAAAGATTTTATTGCCGAAGATTTCAATGTTATTGCTCTTGATGCACCCGCACATGGAGCCTCTGGAAGCGAATTATTTAATGCTCTTTTATATTCTGAATTTATCAATGTTGTTGCTAAAAAATACAATCCAGAAGTTATAATTGGCCATTCTGTAGGCGGTATGGCTTCAGTATTTTTTCAACAGAAATATCAATTAAAATCTTTAAAAAAATTAGTTTTATTAGGAGCTCCTTCAGAGTTTGAAAACATATTAAAAAATTACATTAAACTTTTAGGCTATAATAAAAAGGTTGAAAAAAATCTAAACAAAGTCATTCTTAAGAAATTTGGCGCAGAACCAAGTGATTTTTCAACCTCTAAATTCTCTAGAGATATTGATGCCGAAGCACTAATTATTCATGATGTAAAAGACATGATTATTCCCTTTTCAGACGCTAAACGTATTAACAAAAATTTCAAAAATAGTACGTTAATTTCAACCAAAGGATTTGGGCATTCATTAAAAGATACTTCTGTAACTAAAAACATATTAGAGTTCTTAGATAAATAA
- a CDS encoding RNA polymerase sigma factor has translation MSKKLHDDICAEHIFSSIFNKHAKDLHNFLYYKFGELLNPKDKAQEAFVKLWENCAKITPDKAKSFLFTTANNLMLNEAAHQKVVLKHQRNTNPKLSTNENPEFLMREKEYNDKLQRALANLTEPQRVAFMMNRVEGKRFKEIAEILDISTKAVEKRIYGALKKLREDIKEL, from the coding sequence ATGAGCAAAAAATTACATGATGATATTTGTGCAGAACATATTTTCTCATCAATATTTAATAAACATGCTAAAGACCTACACAATTTTTTATACTATAAATTTGGCGAATTACTAAATCCAAAAGACAAAGCTCAAGAAGCATTTGTTAAACTTTGGGAAAACTGCGCTAAAATAACACCAGATAAAGCTAAAAGTTTTTTGTTTACAACTGCTAATAATTTAATGCTAAATGAAGCGGCACACCAAAAAGTGGTTTTAAAACATCAAAGAAATACAAACCCCAAATTAAGCACCAATGAAAACCCTGAGTTTTTAATGCGTGAAAAAGAATATAACGACAAATTGCAACGAGCACTTGCTAACCTAACCGAACCACAACGGGTTGCTTTTATGATGAACAGAGTTGAAGGGAAACGCTTTAAAGAAATTGCCGAAATTTTAGATATTTCTACCAAAGCGGTTGAAAAACGTATTTATGGAGCATTGAAAAAATTGAGGGAAGATATTAAGGAGTTGTAG
- the ffh gene encoding signal recognition particle protein, which translates to MFNNLSDKLDKALHVLKGHGSITEVNVAETLKEVRRALLDADVNFKIAKDFTNRVKEKALGQDVLTTLQPGQLMVKIVKDELTQLMGGDAAGINLSGTPCVILMSGLQGSGKTTFSGKLANYLKNKKTKKPLLVACDVYRPAAIDQLHVVGDQIGVEVFSDRGNNDPVAISQAAIAHAKANGHNVVIIDTAGRLAVDEAMMTEISNIHKAIQPQETLFVVDSMTGQDAVNTAKAFNDVLNFDGVILTKLDGDTRGGAAISIKSVVNKPIKFIGTGEKMDAIDVFHPSRMADRILGMGDVVSLVERAQEQFDEEEARKLQKKIAKNKFGFDDFLKQIQQIKKMGNMKDLIGMIPGAGKMMKDIDIDDDAFKGIEAIIHSMTPKERANPSIINASRKKRIGKGSGTSVQEVNQLLKQFNQMSKMMKMMQGGGGKKMMQMMKNMQR; encoded by the coding sequence ATGTTTAATAATTTAAGTGATAAATTAGATAAAGCCTTACATGTATTAAAGGGACACGGAAGTATCACCGAAGTAAATGTAGCCGAAACTTTAAAAGAAGTAAGACGCGCCTTACTAGATGCCGATGTTAACTTTAAAATAGCCAAAGATTTTACCAATAGAGTAAAAGAAAAAGCACTTGGTCAAGATGTATTAACAACATTACAGCCAGGGCAATTAATGGTAAAAATTGTAAAGGATGAGCTAACCCAACTTATGGGTGGTGATGCAGCAGGTATTAATTTATCAGGTACTCCATGCGTAATTTTAATGTCTGGTTTACAAGGGTCTGGTAAAACTACTTTTTCTGGTAAACTTGCCAATTATCTTAAAAACAAAAAAACTAAAAAACCTTTATTAGTAGCTTGTGATGTGTATCGTCCTGCCGCAATAGACCAATTACATGTAGTAGGAGACCAAATAGGCGTTGAGGTTTTTAGTGATAGAGGAAATAATGATCCTGTAGCTATTTCGCAAGCAGCTATTGCACATGCTAAAGCAAACGGTCATAACGTGGTAATTATAGATACCGCAGGTCGTTTAGCTGTAGATGAAGCTATGATGACCGAAATATCTAACATTCATAAAGCCATACAACCACAAGAAACATTATTTGTGGTAGATTCAATGACAGGGCAAGATGCTGTTAATACAGCCAAAGCCTTTAACGATGTCTTGAATTTTGATGGTGTAATTCTTACCAAATTAGATGGTGATACTCGTGGTGGTGCAGCCATTTCAATTAAATCGGTTGTAAATAAACCAATTAAATTTATTGGTACAGGTGAAAAAATGGATGCTATTGATGTATTCCATCCATCACGTATGGCCGATAGAATTTTAGGAATGGGAGACGTTGTCTCACTTGTAGAAAGAGCCCAAGAACAATTTGATGAAGAAGAAGCTAGAAAACTTCAAAAGAAAATTGCTAAAAACAAGTTTGGTTTTGATGATTTCTTAAAGCAAATTCAGCAAATTAAGAAAATGGGTAACATGAAAGACCTTATAGGCATGATACCTGGCGCTGGAAAAATGATGAAAGATATTGATATAGATGATGATGCCTTTAAAGGAATTGAAGCTATCATTCATTCTATGACACCAAAAGAAAGAGCAAATCCATCAATAATAAACGCTAGTAGAAAAAAGAGAATTGGTAAAGGGTCTGGTACTTCTGTACAAGAAGTTAATCAGCTTTTAAAGCAATTTAACCAAATGAGCAAAATGATGAAAATGATGCAAGGTGGTGGCGGTAAAAAGATGATGCAGATGATGAAGAATATGCAACGATAA
- a CDS encoding cupin domain-containing protein yields the protein MKKYLIQNNPFVVPTDDGKIIKEHFGVASDGNTQISIAHMTARPGWSEPFQTPEFDEYTFIIKGKKQFIIENETIVLKAGQSIKIEKNTRVQYSNPFTEPCEYIAICTPAFSVDKVNRENK from the coding sequence ATGAAAAAATACCTAATTCAAAACAACCCCTTTGTAGTTCCTACTGATGATGGGAAAATAATAAAAGAGCATTTTGGAGTTGCTAGTGACGGAAACACTCAAATTAGCATAGCACATATGACAGCTCGACCTGGATGGAGTGAGCCTTTTCAAACACCAGAGTTTGATGAATACACTTTTATAATTAAAGGGAAAAAGCAGTTTATTATAGAGAATGAAACTATAGTTTTAAAAGCAGGTCAATCTATAAAAATTGAAAAAAATACTCGTGTACAATATTCTAATCCATTTACAGAACCTTGTGAATATATTGCTATTTGCACACCTGCTTTTTCTGTAGATAAAGTAAATAGAGAAAACAAATAA
- the folD gene encoding bifunctional methylenetetrahydrofolate dehydrogenase/methenyltetrahydrofolate cyclohydrolase FolD: protein MTILDGKKVSNDIKDEIAEHVAAMVSKGEKVPHLAAVLVGNDGASMTYVNAKVKACEKIGFKSTLIELPEYTSEEELLEKIHELNTNDDIDGFIVQLPLPEQIDEQKVLMAIDPDKDVDGFHPTNVGRMTLDLPTFLPATPYGIMELLERYQVETSGKNVVVMGRSHIVGRPMSILMSQKRKAGDATVTVVHSRSKNLKDITKEADIIVAAIGISEFLTGDMVKEDVVVIDVGITRVPDQTKKNGYRLAGDVHFESVSKKASYITPVPGGVGPMTIAMLLKNTLLARERRS from the coding sequence ATGACAATCTTAGACGGTAAAAAAGTTAGTAACGATATTAAAGATGAAATTGCAGAACACGTAGCTGCAATGGTTTCTAAAGGAGAAAAAGTGCCTCACCTTGCAGCTGTTTTAGTAGGGAATGACGGAGCAAGCATGACTTATGTAAATGCTAAAGTAAAAGCTTGTGAAAAAATAGGTTTTAAATCAACACTAATTGAATTACCAGAGTACACTTCTGAAGAAGAATTGTTAGAGAAAATACATGAATTAAATACCAATGATGATATTGATGGTTTTATAGTACAGCTACCATTGCCAGAACAAATAGATGAGCAAAAGGTTTTAATGGCTATAGACCCTGATAAAGATGTTGATGGTTTTCACCCAACAAATGTTGGAAGAATGACTTTAGATTTGCCAACCTTTTTACCAGCAACGCCTTATGGTATTATGGAACTTTTAGAGCGATACCAAGTTGAAACTTCAGGAAAAAATGTTGTTGTTATGGGTAGAAGTCACATAGTTGGTCGCCCAATGAGTATTTTAATGAGCCAAAAACGTAAAGCAGGTGATGCTACTGTAACTGTTGTACATAGTCGTTCTAAAAACTTAAAAGACATTACCAAAGAAGCCGATATTATTGTAGCAGCTATAGGAATCTCTGAATTCTTAACAGGAGATATGGTAAAAGAAGATGTTGTAGTTATTGATGTAGGTATTACACGTGTTCCAGACCAAACAAAAAAGAATGGTTACCGTTTAGCAGGCGATGTACATTTTGAAAGCGTAAGTAAAAAAGCTAGTTATATTACCCCAGTTCCTGGTGGCGTTGGCCCTATGACTATTGCTATGCTTTTAAAAAACACGCTATTGGCCAGAGAACGAAGATCTTAG
- a CDS encoding FecR family protein, which translates to MDKETLILKWLNNDLNDQELQAFKNLEDYDGLIKLNNNLQAFKAPEYETSKELENVLATIKSSKKQKTHWIKPFMRVAAILAICFGLYYYTTTIDTTITTDMAQKTTVNLPDATSVSLNAKSVLVFNKNSWKNNREVELQGEAFFKVAKGSSFNVITETGTVTVYGTQFNVKQRDNYFEVICYEGLVGVTFNSLETKLNPGDSFLIIDGKTIAKEKENSLTPSWLNNESHFKSLPYKQVIAEFERQYNVKITLLGVDSQELFTGNFTHDNIEVALKSITLPLHLTYSKSNDTIILKRE; encoded by the coding sequence ATGGACAAAGAAACTTTAATATTAAAATGGTTAAACAATGATTTGAATGATCAAGAACTTCAAGCCTTTAAAAACCTTGAAGACTATGATGGTTTAATAAAGTTAAATAACAACTTACAAGCTTTTAAGGCTCCAGAATATGAGACCTCAAAAGAACTTGAAAACGTGTTAGCAACCATTAAAAGTAGTAAAAAACAAAAAACGCATTGGATAAAACCATTTATGCGTGTTGCTGCTATTTTAGCTATTTGTTTTGGCCTTTATTATTACACCACAACTATTGATACTACTATAACAACCGATATGGCTCAAAAAACCACGGTTAATTTACCAGATGCTACAAGCGTATCTTTAAACGCTAAATCGGTTTTAGTATTTAACAAAAACTCTTGGAAAAACAACCGAGAAGTAGAACTACAAGGCGAAGCTTTTTTTAAGGTTGCCAAAGGTTCTTCTTTTAATGTTATAACAGAAACAGGAACCGTTACGGTTTATGGCACTCAATTTAATGTAAAACAAAGAGACAATTATTTTGAGGTTATTTGCTACGAAGGTTTGGTAGGCGTTACTTTTAATTCTCTTGAAACTAAATTAAATCCTGGCGACAGTTTTTTAATTATAGATGGGAAAACAATTGCTAAAGAAAAAGAAAACAGCTTAACACCTTCGTGGTTAAATAACGAAAGCCATTTTAAAAGCTTACCCTACAAGCAAGTTATAGCAGAGTTTGAAAGACAATACAATGTTAAAATTACTTTACTTGGCGTAGATTCTCAAGAATTATTCACAGGTAATTTTACACATGACAATATTGAAGTTGCATTAAAATCTATTACCTTGCCTTTACATTTAACTTATAGTAAATCAAACGATACTATAATTTTAAAGCGTGAATAG